A genomic segment from bacterium encodes:
- a CDS encoding response regulator transcription factor, producing MSEIQVIITDDNVTVRQGLSSLINGTDGFRCIGTYADAETLLEKLKRTLPNVILMDIKMPGMSGIQALKHIKAHYANINIIMLTVYDDNELILEALLSGADGYLVKHTQPIRLLESIREVCSGGSPMNANIAKKIVSLLKAFHSYNVTEDQKITLSERERDILTRLSKGYTHESIADDLHIHISTIKYHLRNIYTKLHASTKSEAIAKAIRNRII from the coding sequence ATGAGCGAAATTCAAGTCATTATTACTGATGACAATGTGACCGTCCGTCAAGGGTTATCAAGTCTCATTAATGGAACAGACGGATTTCGGTGCATTGGCACTTATGCTGACGCCGAAACCCTTTTGGAAAAATTAAAAAGAACGTTGCCAAATGTAATATTAATGGACATAAAAATGCCGGGCATGTCAGGAATACAAGCTCTTAAACACATTAAGGCGCATTACGCCAATATTAATATCATCATGCTCACAGTATATGACGATAATGAATTAATCTTAGAGGCGTTGCTTAGTGGTGCAGATGGTTACCTGGTGAAGCATACACAACCAATTCGTCTCCTCGAATCTATTCGCGAGGTATGCAGCGGAGGTTCACCTATGAATGCAAACATTGCAAAAAAAATCGTTAGTTTGCTGAAAGCGTTTCACTCTTATAACGTAACTGAAGATCAAAAAATAACGCTTTCTGAACGTGAACGCGACATATTAACTCGCCTATCGAAAGGGTATACACACGAGTCCATTGCCGACGATCTACATATTCACATCAGCACAATTAAATACCATCTCAGAAACATATATACCAAACTGCATGCATCCACTAAATCAGAGGCCATTGCAAAAGCAATTCGCAATCGCATCATCTGA